The stretch of DNA CGCCGGCTGCACGGCGACGTCCCGGCGCTCAACCCGCACCGCTACAGCGCCCTGCGCGATGCCCCGCGGCCGCTGGCCGACGAGGTTCCTCCGCGGATCCGGTTCGAGGGCGTGACGAAGGGCTTCGACGTCGAGGGACAGCGCCTCGTCGCCGTCGACGACGTCTCCTTCACCGTCGCCGCCGGTACGACGCACGCGCTGGTCGGCGAGTCCGGCTCCGGCAAGACCACCACTGTTCGCCTGCTGCTCGGGCTCGACCAGCCCGACGGCGGTCGGATCACCGTCGACGGTGCGCCCGTGAGCGGGCAGTCGCACGCGGACCTGCGCGACGTACGACGGCACCTGCAGCTGGTCTACCAGAACCCGTTCACCTCGCTGGATCCCACCTGGAGGATCGAGCGGATCGTGCGCGAGCCGCTGGACCGCTACGGAGTGGGCGAGCGTGCCGAGCGCAGCGAACGGGTCCGCGAGGCGCTCGCGTACGTCGGTCTGGACGAGCGCGTGCTCGGCCGCCGGCCCTCCGCGCTCTCCGGCGGCCAGCGCCAGCGGGTGGCGATCGCCCGCTCCCTGGTGCTGCGGCCCGACGTGATCGTGCTCGACGAGCCGACCTCGGCGCTCGACGTCAGCGTCCAGGCCGACATCGTCGGCGTGCTGCTCCAGCTCCAGGCCGAGCTGGGCCTGACCTACGTCTTCGTCTCCCACGACCTGGCGCTGGTGCGTCAGTTCGCGCACACCGTCTCGGTCATGCATCGCGGCCGGATCGTCGACCACGGGACGGTGAGCCGGATCTTCGAGCGACCGGCGACCGACTACACCCGGACGCTGCTGCAGTCGATCCCCTCGGGCGCGGAGGTCAGCCATGGTTGAGCGACGCTACGTCGTCATCGGGGGCGGTGCCGTCGGTGGGGCGCTCGCCGCCCACCTGGTCCCGGCGGGTCACGAGGTGGTGCTGGTCGCCCGCGGCGAGCACGGCAAGCGGATCGCCGCCGACGGGTTGCGTGTCAGGCGGCCGGCCGGCACCGAGACCGTCGACGTACCGGTGGCTGCCGGCCCCGACGACCTCGAGCTGCGCGCCGGTGACGTCCTGCTGCTGACCGTCAAGACCCAGGACGCCGAGACGGCGTTGGCGCAGTGGGCGTGGCAGCCGGTGACGGGCGCGACCGGTGGCGAGGACGGTTCGACGGCCGCGACGGCCGCGACGGCACTGCCGATCCTCACCTTCCAGAACGGCCTGGCCACCGAGGACCTCGCGCTGCGCCGGTTCCGCCGCGTCTACGGCGCGGTCGCGGCGATCGCGGCGGGCTACGTGACGCCCGGCGAGATCGTCTCGCCGTCGGTCGACCCCGCCGGCCTGTTCTGGATCGGGCGGCACCCGGGCGGCTCGGACGAGCTCCAGGAGAGCATCGTCGCCGACCTCCGCGGTGCCGGCTTCGCCGCCTTCTCGGTCACCGACATCGGCGCCCAGAAGGCCGCCAAGCTGCTCGGCAACCTCTCGC from Nocardioides sp. BP30 encodes:
- a CDS encoding ABC transporter ATP-binding protein — its product is MTHLLPAPAHAPDGHPDRPADGPLLSVRGLDVSYGGTQVVSNVDFSLDRGSSLALIGESGSGKSTIARAILRLLPRDLGRARGQVSFDGQEVLGLSERRFRRLRGRSLGFVPQDPGNSLNPVRTIGAQAHEAAALLGRRSRAERTELILDTLAQVGLDNPRRVYESYPHQLSGGMLQRVLIGLTVLPEPALIVADEPTSALDVTIQKRILDLLSRLQEERGISLLLITHDLAVAAERAESLVVLKDGTVQEAGRTRQVFSSPASEYARRLHGDVPALNPHRYSALRDAPRPLADEVPPRIRFEGVTKGFDVEGQRLVAVDDVSFTVAAGTTHALVGESGSGKTTTVRLLLGLDQPDGGRITVDGAPVSGQSHADLRDVRRHLQLVYQNPFTSLDPTWRIERIVREPLDRYGVGERAERSERVREALAYVGLDERVLGRRPSALSGGQRQRVAIARSLVLRPDVIVLDEPTSALDVSVQADIVGVLLQLQAELGLTYVFVSHDLALVRQFAHTVSVMHRGRIVDHGTVSRIFERPATDYTRTLLQSIPSGAEVSHG
- a CDS encoding ketopantoate reductase family protein; the protein is MVERRYVVIGGGAVGGALAAHLVPAGHEVVLVARGEHGKRIAADGLRVRRPAGTETVDVPVAAGPDDLELRAGDVLLLTVKTQDAETALAQWAWQPVTGATGGEDGSTAATAATALPILTFQNGLATEDLALRRFRRVYGAVAAIAAGYVTPGEIVSPSVDPAGLFWIGRHPGGSDELQESIVADLRGAGFAAFSVTDIGAQKAAKLLGNLSQNGLALLEGSAEERGRAEQALREEAVAVFAAAGVALPPGGALDRHGVTLQVGDVPGYRSLGSTWQSFARGTSSEIDYLNGEVVLLARRAGVPAPLSERLQELLGSAELADRRTVAALLAAADSR